A genomic window from Bacteroidota bacterium includes:
- a CDS encoding nucleotidyltransferase domain-containing protein produces MDHTLTALQQDVLRTFAYFDVFSYPLSRHQVYKFLPHNSVTQQTLEETLRSLEAHGVLKSKNGYYFFSDRTPEIVRSRIENERRASTMLKRARWISFLLKQIPFVRAVFITGSLSKNVAHPSSDVDFMIVTAPNRLWIPKMILTAVRRIFLFNSVKYFCFNLFVTENGLLFSEQDMFNAVEIATTRVLWNEDAYRRFQSVNAWTGRYLPNWHNGDSPVRSISGAPSICQRALEVVLDVFPLTAIDDFLMKTARHYWRRRNRHLDEGKFESLFQCSPHISSVWYDDHKSRILNAFQRRLKQCGVEQAE; encoded by the coding sequence ATGGACCATACGCTCACAGCGCTTCAACAGGATGTTTTGCGGACGTTTGCGTACTTCGACGTGTTCTCATACCCGCTTTCCAGGCATCAGGTATACAAATTTCTTCCGCACAACTCCGTGACTCAGCAAACGCTCGAGGAGACGCTGCGCTCACTTGAGGCACATGGCGTGCTGAAATCCAAAAACGGCTATTACTTTTTTTCGGACCGGACCCCCGAGATCGTGAGATCGCGGATCGAGAACGAGCGCCGCGCTTCAACGATGCTGAAGCGCGCTCGGTGGATCTCGTTCTTGTTGAAACAAATCCCGTTTGTACGTGCAGTGTTCATTACGGGATCGCTGTCGAAAAATGTCGCACATCCATCGAGCGATGTCGACTTCATGATCGTGACGGCTCCGAACCGGCTATGGATCCCGAAAATGATCCTGACGGCCGTGCGACGGATATTTCTTTTTAACTCGGTCAAATATTTCTGCTTCAACCTCTTCGTAACGGAAAACGGTTTATTGTTCTCCGAGCAGGACATGTTCAATGCCGTTGAGATCGCAACGACGAGAGTTCTCTGGAACGAAGATGCATATCGCCGTTTTCAGTCGGTCAACGCATGGACCGGCCGTTACCTTCCCAACTGGCACAACGGAGATTCTCCTGTTCGGTCGATCTCCGGTGCGCCTTCTATCTGCCAGCGGGCGCTTGAAGTTGTGCTGGATGTTTTCCCCCTCACCGCAATCGATGATTTTCTGATGAAGACCGCACGGCATTACTGGAGGAGGAGAAACAGGCACCTCGACGAAGGCAAATTCGAGTCCCTTTTCCAATGCTCCCCGCATATTTCATCGGTCTGGTATGACGATCATAAATCCCGTATCTTGAATGCCTTTCAACGGCGTCTCAAGCAATGTGGCGTTGAGCAGGCGGAATGA